The following nucleotide sequence is from Dyella sp. BiH032.
GAGCAGATCGCCGAACTGGCGCGCGAATTCCCGAACGTGCAGGCGGTGAAGGAATCCTCCGGCGACGTGCGCCGCTTCGCCGGCATCCGCGCGCTGCTGGGCGACCGCCTGGAACTGCTGGTGGGCATGGACGACGCCATCGTCGAAGGCGTCGCGATGGGCGCGCGCGGCTGGATCGCCGGCCTGGTGAACGCCTATCCGAAGGAATCGGTCAAGCTGTTCGAGCTGGCGCGCGATGGCCATGCCGACGCGGCGCTGGAACTGTACAGGTGGTTCCTCCCGCTGCTGCGCCTGGACACGGTCCCTAAGTTCGTGCAGCTCATCAAGCTGGTGCAGGCCAAGGTCGGCATGGGCAGCGAACAAGTGCGCGCGCCGCGCCTGGCGATGGCTGGCGAGGAACGCGAAGCGGCGCTGCGTGTGATCGACCACGCCATCGCCCACGCACCGAAGGTGTGACATGGCCGTGCAACCCGATCCTATCCAGCCCGTTTTGATCGAAGGCGACTGGCGCGCGGCACGCGCGCCAGTCGGTCAGTTCCGCGCCGAAAACCCGGCGACGGGCGAACCGATCGGCCCGACCTTCCCCATCTGCGGCGCGGCCGATGTGGAAGCCGCGCTGGCCGCCGCCACGGCCGTGGCCGGCGAGCTCGCCGCCGCATCGCCGGAGCGCATCGCCGCGTTCCTGGAGGCGTACGCGGATGGCATCGAAGCGGATGTGGAAGCGCTGGTCGAGATCGCCCACGCCGAGACCGCCCTGCCCAAGCAGCCCCGCTTGGGCGCCGTCGAGTTGCCGCGTACCACGGGCCAGCTGCGCCAGGCCGCCAAGGCCGTGCGCAGCTACGCGTGGACGCAGCCGGTGATCGACACCGCGGCGAACCTGCGCTCGCATCTCGCGCCCCTGGGCAAGCCGGTGCTGGTGTTCGGCCCCAACAACTTCCCGTTCGCCTTCAACGCGATCGCCGGCAGCGATTTCGCCTCGGCCATCGCCGCGCGCAATCCGGTCATCGCGAAGGCGCACCCCTCCCATCCGGCCACCAGCGCACGCTTGGCGCGCATCGCCCACGAAGCGCTGCGCAAGAGCGGCCTGCCCGCCGCCGCGGTGCAGATGCTCTACCACTTCGACCACGCCATCGGCGCGACGCTGGCCGGCGATCCGCGCCTGGGCGCGATCGGCTTCACCGGCAGCCGCGCCGGCGGCCTCGCGCTGAAAGCCGCGGCGGACGCGGCGGGCGTGCCTGTCTACGTGGAGATGTCCAGCGTCAACCCGGTGTTCCTGTTGCCCGGCGCGCTGGCCGAACGCGGCGCGGCGCTGGCCCAGGAGTTCTTCACGTCCTGCACCATGGGCAGCGGCCAGTTCTGCACCAATCCCGGCGTGGTCATCGTGCCACGCGGCGCGGACGGCGATGCGTTCGTGGCCGCGGCCACGGCGCACTTCGCCGGCGCGGCGCCCAGCGTGCTGTTTTCGCGCGGCGTGCTCGACCACCTGCAGCAAGGCGTGGCGACCTTGCGCAAGGCGGGCGCGCAACTCCTCGCCGGCGGCGAAGCCGGCGCGCCCGGCTACCGTCATGCGCCAACGCTGCTTGAAGTGGATGCAGCGCAGTTCCTGCGCGAGCCGAAAGCACTGCAGACCGAAGCCTTCGGTCCGGTCAGCCTGTTGGTGCGCGTGGACGATGTGGCGCAGATGGCCCAGGTGGCCTCCGCCTTCGAAGGCAACCTCACCGGTACGCTTTACACGGCCGGCAACGGCGCCGACGACGCGGCATCGGCCGAGGTCGCACGCGCGCTGCGTCCGCGCGTCGGACGCCTGATCGGCAACCGCATGCCCACCGGCGTGGCCGTCAGTCCCGCCATGAACCACGGCGGTCCGTATCCCAGCACCGGCCATCCCGGCTTCACCGCGGTGGGCATGCCCGCCGCGATCCGGCGCTTCGCCGCGCTGCATTGCTACGACAACCTGCCCGAGCACCTGCTGCCGCCCGAGCTGCGCGACCACAACCCCGGTGGCGTGGCGCGGCAGATCGACGGCTGCTGGTGCGTGGACGACCTCGACGGAGCCGAGCCGGCATGAGCGCTGCACAGATCGGCGGTCTCGATCTTGCCCAGGCGCGCGCGCGGTTGCGTCCCTGGGCGACGCCCGCGCCGGCGATCGACTCGCATGAATATCAACAACGCCTGGAGCACGCCCGTGCGCTGCTGCGCGCGCAGCGGCTGGATGCGCTGCTGATCACCGCCGGCACCTCGCTGCGCTACTTCACCGGCGTGGCCTGGGGGGCCAGCGAGCGGCTGGTGGGCATGCTGCTCACCGCGCAAGGCGACCCCATCCTGATCTGCCCCGGCTTCGAGGCCGGCTCGCTGGCGGCCGTGCTCCGGATTCCCGCCGACGTGCGCCTGTGGGAAGAACACGAGGACCCGCAGCAGCTGGTCGCCGACGCCATGGCCGAACGCGGCGCCGGCAGCCTCGCGCTCGACCCCGCGGCGCCCTACGTCGTGGCCGAGCGGCTGCGCGCGGTGCTCGGCGGCAAGCCGGTGGCCGACGCCAGCGCGATCGTGGACGGCTGCCGCATGTGCAAGTCGTCCGCGGAACTGGCGCTGATGAAACAAGCCACCGCAATGACGCTGGAAGTGCACCGCCTCGCCGCTGGCCTCATGCGCGAAGGCATCTCGCGCACCGAGCTGGCGCTTTTCGTCGACGAGGCGCACCGCGCCATGGGTGCCGACAACGGTTCAACTTTCTGCATCGTGCAGTTCGGCCATGCCACCGCGTATCCGCACGGCATCCCCGGCGAGCAGTACCTGGAGCGCGACCAGCTGGTGCTGATCGATACCGGCTGCACCGTGCAGGGCTACCACTCCGACATCACGCGCACCTATGTCTTCGGCACGCCCACCGCCGAGCAGGCGCGCATCTGGGAACTGGAGCAGGCCGCGCAGCGCGCAGCGTTCGAAGCCGTGCGCCCCGGCGTGCACTGCGAGACCGTGGACGAAGCCGCGCGCGCGGTGGTCGAGCGCGCCGGCCTGGGTCCGGACTACCGCCTGCCCGGCATCCCCCACCGCACCGGCCACGGCTGCGGCATGGCCATCCACGAGATGCCCTACCTGGTGCGCGGCTCGCGCACCGTGCTGCGGCCCGGCATGTGCTGCAGCGACGAACCGATGATCGTGGTCCCCGAGCGCTTCGGCGTGCGGCTGGAGGATCACTTCTACGTCACCGAAGACGGCGCGGCCTGGTTCACGCCACCGTCGCCGGCCATCGACCAGCCCTTTGCATGAAGCACCGAGAGAGGAGCCGATGAAAAGACCGATCGCCACCTTCACCTGCGCCATCTGCCTCGCCATCGCTCCTCTCCTCGGCCACGCCGCCGACGATGCGGACGCGCGCTTCCGCGCCGTCTACACGCAGGAATGGCAGTGGCGGCAGGCGCAATTCGCCGGTGGCGACGACGAGGACGGCGGCGGCAAGCCGGCCGCCCATCTTCCCAAGGTGGATCCGGCCACGCAGGCCGCGCGCGAGCGCTACTGGGCCGACGTGCTGAAGCGCCTCGACGCGATCTCGCCGAAGGACCTGCGCGGCGACGATCCGGTCAACTATGCCGTGTACCGCAACCAGATCGAGACGCTGCTGGCGGACCAGCGCTTCCGCACCTGGGAGATGCCGTTCAACAGCGACACCGCGTTCTGGACCAACCTCGGCTTCACCGCGCGCAAGCCGATGCGTACCGCCGAGGACTATCGCCGCTACCTCGGCCAGCTGCACGACGTGCCGCGCTACTTCGACGAACAGATCGCCAACATGCGTGCGGGGCTGGCACGCGGCTTCAGCGTGCCGCGCGTGACGCTGACTGGTCGCGATCAGTCCATTGCCGACGTGGCGAATGCCAAGGGCGACGGCAACCTCTTCTACACGCCGTTTCGCCAAATGCCGGACAGCATCCCGGCCGCCACGCAGGAACAGCTGCGCGCGGAGGCCCGTACGGCAATCCGCGAGCACGTCGTTCCTGCCTACGCCAAGCTGCTCGACTTCATGCGCAACACCTACATGAAGCAGGCGCGCACCACGCTCGCGGCCGAAGCGATGCCGGACGGCAAGGCGTTCTACCAGGCGCAGATCCGCGAGTTCACCACGCTGGACCTGAGCCCGGAAGAGATCCATGCGATCGGTCAGAAAGAAGTGGCGCGCATCCGCGCCGAGATGGACGAGGCCATCCGCGACAGCGGCTTCAAGGGCAGCTTCGCCGAATTCCTGCATTATCTGCGTACCGACCCGAAGTTCTATCCGAAGAGCGCCGACGAGCTGCTCAAAGACGCCGCCTGGATCGCCAAGCGCGTGGACGGCAAGATCGGCCAGTACATCGGCCGCCTGCCGCGCCAGCGCTTCGCCATCGAGCCGGTCCCGACCGACCTGGCGCCGTTCTACACCGGCGGCCGCGGCGGCCCGGGCATCTACCTGGTCAATACCTACAACTTGCCCTCGCGCCCGCTGTACTCGCTGACCGCGCTGACCTTGCACGAGTCCGCGCCAGGCCATGCGATGCAGATGCCGCTGGCCGCCGAGCACGAGGGCCTGCCCGACTTCCGCCGCTACACCTATATCTCCGCCTATGGCGAAGGCTGGGCGCTGTACTCCGAACGCCTGGGCGTGGAGATGGGCATGTACGACACGCCCTACGACCGCTTCGGTTACCTCAGCTATCAGATGTGGCGCGCCTGCCGCCTGGTGGTGGACACCGGCATTCACCACCTCGGTTGGACGCGCGAACAGGCCCAGGCCTTCATGCGCGACCACACCGCGCTGAGCGAACACGAGATCGAGACCGAGGTAGACCGCTACATCGCCTGGCCCGGCCAGGCGCTGTCGTACTACCTGGGCGAGATGGCCATCGTCGACGCGCGCGCCAAGGCCGAGAAAGCCTTGGGCGAGCGCTTCGACCTGCGCGCGTTCCACGACACGGTGCTGTCGCTCGGCTCGGTGCCGCTGCCGGTACTGCAACAACGGGTGGACGCGTTCATCGCCGGGGGCGGCAAGTCGCCCTATGCGGAGGCGAAGGCACCGTAACGCACAACACGACGAGGTTTCGGGGAGGAACCGATGGCGCTGATCGACGACATCATCCGGCGCAAGCCGGTGGAAAGCCTGCAAAGCGAGGCGGACAAAGGCACCGGCCTGCGGCGCGTGCTCGGCCTGTGGCAACTCACTGCCATCGGCCTGGGCGGCATCATCGGCGTGGGCATCTTCGTGCTCACCGGCACTGTGGCGGCCACGCAAGCGGGACCGGCAGTGCTGCTGTCGTTCCTGCTCGCCGGCATCGCCAGCGCGGCGGCGGCGCTGTGTTACGCGGAATTCGCGGGGCTCATTCCCGTCTCCGGCAGCGCGTATACGTACGGCTATGCCGTGCTGGGCGAATTCGCCGGCTGGATCATCGGCTGGGATCTCCTGCTGGAATACGCGCTGATCGCCGCGGTGGTGGCGGTGGGCTGGTCCGGTTATGCGCAGGTGTTGCTCGACAGCGCCGGCCTGCCGCTGCCGACCTGGGCGCAGGGCGCCTGGGGCACCGCGCCGGGAAGAGTGGTGAATCTCCCCGCGATCGTGGTGTCCGCGGCCATCACCGCTCTGCTCGCGGTGCGCATGGAATGGGGCGCGCGCTTCAACACGCTGATCGTGGCGATCAAGATCGCCGGCGCCGCCCTGATCGTGATCGCCGGCGCCGCGTACGTGAAGCCGGAACGCTGGCATCCCTTCATGCCCTTCGGCATGCACGGCGTGGTGACCGGCGCGGCCGTGGTGTTCTTCGCCGTGTTCGGCTACGACATGCTGACCACCGCCGCCGAGGAGTCGCGCAACCCGCAACGCGACCTCCCGCGCGCCGTATTGCTGTCGCTGGGCATTGCGATGCTGCTGTATTTCGCCATCTGCCTGGTACTCACCGGCATCGTGCCTTACACCACGCTGGACAACGACGCGCCGGTGGCGAACGCCTTCATCCGCATCGGCATGCCATGGACGATGGCGGTGATCTCGCTCGCTTCGGTATGCGGCATCACCAGCGTGATCTTCGCCAACCTGCTGGCCGGCGCTCGCATCGGCTTCAGCCTGGGCCGCGACGGCCTGCTGCCAAGCTGGTTCGCCGGCGTGCACCCGCGCTGGCGCACGCCGCACCGCTCGACGATTCTGCTGGGCACCGTGACGGCCGTGGCGGCAGGACTGTTTCCGCTGGACGAATTGGCAAAGCTGGTGAACATCGGCGTCCTCGGCGCCTTCATCGTGATCTGCACCGCGGTGGCGGTACTGCGAGTGCGACAGCCGAACCTGCACCGCCCGTTCCGCACGCCCTGGGTGCCCTTCGTGCCGCTGGTGGGCGTCGGTTTTTCCTGCTGGCTGATCTGGGGACTGCCCGTCGTGACGTATGTGCGGTTCGGGATCTGGCTGCTGGTCGGGTGCGTGGTTTATCTGGCCTATGGGCGCAGGCATAGCAAGTTGGTGGTGGTGAAGGAGCGGGTGGGCTGAGGTGCATCTATAGCCTCCCATCCGCACGTCCCGCACTAGCTACGTTGTCGCAAGCACCCGCCCCTCATCCCGCCTTCTCCCCGGAAGGGAGAAGGAGAAGTGACGTACCGAGGCAAGAAAAAAAACGAGAGCGAGCGAAGCGACGCTCCGCGTTGCTTTTGATCTCCCGGGTTCCCTTCGCGGCGGTGAGGGCTGGACGATCAGGCTGCCGCAGGCGGGCGGGGACAGGGATGTCCCCGCCTTTTCGATCAGGGCATGGATGCCCTGTCGAAAAGCCCGGCCAGCCCTCAACGCACCCGGAGCAGCGTAGGCTGCGGAGGGCGCCGCGCAGGGGGCCCTCTCTTTTGGTTACTTTTTCTCTGGGCAAGCAGAGAAAAAGTAACTCGCTCTCCGGCAGGAGAGCGAAACCCCTCGCCCCTTGGGCGAGACAAGCAGACCACAAGGCGACAACCGAGCCGTGCCGCCACTGGATTCCGGCCTACGCCGGAATGACGAGGATGAAGGCTGAGGTGAACCTCAGCACCCGTTGGGGTTCGCTCACCCCAACCTACGTCCGGCCTGCGCCGGAATAACGAACAGGCCAGTGCGAGGCGCCCCTCAAAGCGCCCACGAACAACCGCCAAAAAAAACGCCCCCTACCGACACACCAACACCGGCACCCCACAATCCAACAAAACCTTCCGCGTCTCACTCCCCAACACCAGCGCCTGCACCCCACGCCGCCCATGCGACCCCATCACCACCAGGTCGCAACGCAACTCCCTCGCCGCGCGCACGATCGACTGCGCCGGATCGTTGCCATGCACAAGCACCACCTCGCAGGCGACTCCATGCCCGTTCGCCACCTCCTTGATGAAACGCAGGCGGGCCCGCGCCAAGCGCGTCTCCTCCTCCCCCACGGGCAGGCTCGCCGCGCTTCCGCCATGCGGATGCACCATGGCGAAACCTGTGACGCGTGCACCCAGCGCCGCGGCCAGGCGGACGCCCAGGCGCACGGCGCACTCGGAGTGCGTCGAACCGTCAGTGGGGAGCAGCAGGTGGGTGAACATGGCGTCCCTCGCCGCGCGCCGGGCGGCGCGGCGGTCGGAATCCACGCTAGCAAGGCGCTGTGCGCCGGCATTGATCTGGATCAATTCGTGCCCGCGCCCCCCGGTTGTGCGGTTTTCCGCATGACAGCGGTCGCATCCGTGCAAGACCGCCCATCGGGGCGCGTGGGAGCCTGCAACTCCAGGCCCGCGCACGGAAGCCGCCTCCCCCTCTTCCGCCTGTGTCTACGGCGCGTGCGCGGGCCTGTTTTTTCGAATGCGTCGCGCGGGGAGCGGGGCCGGGGGAGAGGAATGGATCGGCGCCGTTTTCTGCAAGGGCTGGCCGCGTCGGGCGCGGTCGCAGGCATGGGTGGGTGGAGCGTCGGCGACGCCGCGCCCGCCGGAGAACCCGCGCCGGCGACGCCTTCCGCGCCGCCGCGCCGGCTGCCGGCGGCAGCGCTTCCCACTGAAGGGCACGCGCGCATCGCTGCGTTCGACCTGGAAGGCGCGGCCTGGGCCGTGTTCGAGGACCTGCGCACGCCGGACGGCACGCTCACCCTGCTCGGCCCTGATGGCGGATGCGCGCTGGGCAAGCGTACCGAACCGTGCGCCGTCGAAGGCACGATGCCCTACCTGGGGCTCGCGCTGAAAGACATCGCGCTGGCGGACGCGGACCTTCTGGCGGCGCGCCTGCTCGAACGCGGCGAGCCGGATCCGGAACAGGTACGCCTCGCCGCGCCGCCGCTGGCCTCGGACCTGGACCCGAAGGACTACGCCGGCCGCCTGCCGTGGACCACCTTCGTCGGCACCGTCGCCTGCGCCGACACCATGCCGGTCTTTCCCAACGGCCGCACGCGCACCTTCCATCCCGAACAGGCGGTGGCGGCGCTGCGCGACGACAAGCTCGCCGCGCGGCGGCGCGAAGGCCTGCTCGGCGGCTGGCTGCCGGCGGTGCACAAGGTGTTCCCGCTGGGCGAAGGCCGCTGGTACGACGTGCTCGTCTTCGCCGATGTGGACGCGGCCGATCGCTTCGTCGTGCAGACCTGGCACCGCACCGCGCTGGTCGAGCACGGTCGCGTGAGCGAGGTGCACTACGGCCACAGCTACCCGGCCTATCCGCCCACGCGGCAGCCGCCTTCCGCCGCGGCGTTCTATCGCGCGCTGCTGCGCTTCCACGACACCTGGCAGCGCGAGCTCGCCGATGCGAGCGAACTGCACACGCCGGACGTCAGCTGGGCCGACATGGCGCGCTTCGCCTTCGCACGCGAGCTGGTGGTGCGCCCCGGCGGCAGCTATCCGAAGTACGGCGCTGTGGATCGCGACTACTACGGCAACGAGTACGACGGTTTCCAGGACACCTTCACCAGCTCGCTCTACGCCAACCTGGAATGGGGCCGCTTTGCCCAGGCCGCCACGGTGCTGGACGGCTATTTCGCCGATTTCGTCCAGCCCGACGGCATGATCAACATGCGCGGCGCCGAGACCGGGCAGTTTGGCCTCACCCTGTCATTGCTGGCGCGCTACCTGCGCTACACGGGCGACAGCGCGCTTCTGAGCAAGCATCGCGGCAAGATCGAAGCCACCGCGCGCATCCTGCTCGACCTGCACGACGCCAGCCTGCAGCTGCCCGAGCACAGCCCGGGCTACGGCCTCATCCACGGCTGGAACGAGTCGGATGCCTGCCTGTTCCCCGAGCCGCAGCTGTGGTGGAAGCCCTATTACGCCAACAGCGCGCTGGCGGCGCGTGGCCTGCAGGATATCGCGGCGGTATGGACGGCCATCGACCCAGGCGGCGCGGCCACCGCCCAGCGCTGGCAGCAGCGCTCGCGCACGCTCGCCGGGCAGGTCACGCGCACGCTGCGCGCCAATGTGCGCCACGATCTTCGCCCACCCTACGTCGGCCCGCTGCCCGGCGCGAAACTCACCTTCCGCCAATCGCTGACGCAGGAAAAGCCCAGCGAGCAGCAATGGCCGCACCGCGCCTATGCCGAACTGCTGCAGGCCGACGTGTTGCCGGACGACCTGGCCCACTTGGTGATCGACTGCATGCGCGGCCACGGCGCCACGAGCGCAGGCGTGGTCGCCAACGTCGCCCCGCCCAACCCGGAAGGGCGCGACATCCTCGGTTTCATCTCTTACGGCTATGCGCAGCAGCTCCTGCGGCTGGATCGCATCGACGAATACCTGCTGTTCCTCTACGCCCACCGCTATCACGCGCACACGCCGGGCAGCTGGACCGCCGGCGAAGTCTCGGACCTGAGCGGCGGCATGCCGCTGTTCTGCATGCCCGCGCAGCTGACCATCCCCTTGCTCCTGCGCTGGATGATGGTGTTCGACGACGGCGCGGGCGAGGTGCTGCATCTGGCGCGCGCCCTTCCCCGGCGGTGGATGGCGGGCAGCGAGCCTGTGGCGATGCTCCGCGCGCCGACGCGCTGGGGCCGCGTCGACGTGCAGTTGCGGCCCGATGGCCGCGGCGGGGTGGAAGGCGAGGTGCGGCTGCCGGATCGCGAGCCTCCCCGCACGGTGTGGCTCAGCCTGCGGGCGCCGGAGGGCAAGCGGCTCGGCGAGGTGCGCATCGATGGTGTCGCGGCCAAGGAACGGCAGGGGGAAGCGGTGCGGTTGACGGGTTCCGTCGGGCAGGTCGTGCGGGTTTCGGCAGCGTTTGTTTGATGGGGGCGTGGTGCGGTTAGCAGATATCCGGCCTCAAGTTCGCTGCGTGATCGACCCTCAGCTGCCAGGGTATGGTGATGAAGTCGCGTTTCGCTCCTTAGGGCCCCTCGCCCCCGACCCTCTCCCCAGAGGGGAGAGGGAGACAGCGTGGCTATGGCTCGTCACGATGCATACACGCGCATCGCACATCGCACGGAACCACTATGCGGAATTCCGCATGCGGGTCTTGCAAATACGACAAGACGCTCCGCACATGTGACGGCACGATGAAACCGTGCGCATCGGGGGATGCGTCGCTGATTGCCGGCCATGTGGCCGATACGAACGGGGAGAGGGCATGCCGTCTGGCTGTAGCGATCACCGCAGGCGATTCCTGAAGAACGCGGCCGTCGCGGCCGCCTCGCTCGCGGTACCACCGCGCGGTTTCGCCGATGTCGCCGATGTCGCCGATCCCGCCAAGCCCGGCCAGCACGCCGTTCGCGAACAGCCCGTGCGCCGCATGCAGGCTTTCGGCCTGGGCCAGGTGAAGCTGCTCGACAGCGACTTCTCCCGCGCGGCGGCGATCAACCAGCGCTATCTGCACACCCTTCCCGTCGACCGGCTCGCGCACAGTTTCCGCGTTCAAGCCGGATTGCCCTCCTCCGCCCGGCCGTTCGGCGGCTGGGAGAAGCCCGACTGCGAGCTGCGCGGGCATTTCACCGGCGGCCACTATCTGTCCGCCGCCGCTCTCGCGCATGCCAGCCTCGGCGATGCGCTGATGAAGCAGCGCGGCGACGAACTCGTCGCGGCACTCGCCGCATGCCAGCGTCCGAACGGCTATGTCAGCGCGTTCCCGGAAAGCTTCTTCGATCGCCTCAGCAGCGGCCAGAAGGTGTGGGCGCCGTTCTACACCATCCACAAGATCCTGGCCGGCATGCTGGACATGTACACGCTGACCGGCAACCGGCAGGCGCTGGACGTGTCCATCGGCATCGGCAACTGGACGGTGCGCTGGCTCAATGGCTTTTCCGACGCCGAGGTGGCGCACATCCTGAAGACCGAGTACGGCGGCATGAACGAGGCGCTGTACGAGCTCTATGCCATTACCGGCAACGAGCGCTACCGCGACGCGGCGCACCGGTTCGACCAGGCTTCGCTGTTCGATCCGCTGTCCGCGCATCGCGACGAGTTGCAGGGCCTGCACAGCAACACGCAGATCCCGAAGGTGCTCGGCGCCGCACGCCGCTACGAACTGACCGGCGAGCCGCGCTACCGCCGCATCGCCGAGTTCTTCTGGGAGACGGTGACGCACAACCGCACCTATGCCACCGGCGGCTCCAGCAACGACGAGTTCTGGAAGACCGGGCCTGGCGATCTCAAGGACCAGCTCGGCCTGTACAGCGCCGAATGCTGCGTGGCCTACAACCTGCTCAAGCTCACGCGCTACGTCTACGCGTGGAGCGGCGATCCGCGCGCGTTCGACTATTACGAGCGCACGCTCTACAACGCGCGCCTGGGCACGCAGGACGCGGAAGGCATGAAGCTCTACTACTACCCGCTGCAGCCCGGCGCGGCGAAGTTCTACAACTCGCCTACCGATTCGTTCTGGTGCTGCACGGGTTCCGGCGCCGAAGAATTCGCGCGCTTCAACGACAGCATTTATTTCCGCGACGGCGACGACCTGTACGTCAACCTGTTCATCGCCTCGGAGCTCGACTGGCCCGAGCGAAAGCTTCGCCTGCGCCAGGAGACCGCCTTCCCGCGCGAGCCGCTGACGCGCCTGCGCGTATCGCTGCCGGCGCCGGCTTCGTTCGCCCTGCATCTGCGTGTTCCTTCCTGGATCGCTCCCGGCGCCGGCGTGCGCGTCAACGGGGAAGCCCTGGACGTCTTCGCTTCGCCCGGCAGTTACCTGACGCTGCATCGCGCATGGCGCGATGGCGATCGCGTGGAGCTGGACCTTCCCATGCGCCTGCACAGCGAAGCGCTGCCCGGCGATGACCGCCTGCAGGCCGCGCTCTACGGGCCGCTGGTGCTCGCCGCTCGCCTGGGCAGCCAAGGGCTCACCCATGACATGCAGTACTGCGGCTACGACGCCGCGCCCAAGCCCGAACCCAAGCCTCGCCCCGCGCCGCGCGTCGCCGCGAACGCATCGGGCGGGCTGGACTGGCTGCGCACCGTATCGGCGAAAGAACTCCGCTTCGAGGCGGGCACGCGCGACGGGACGGTCGCGGTCGCTCCACTGAACGAAGTGCACGGCGAACGCTACGCCGTGTACTGGCAAATCGACTCGGACGCGCCCGGCCCCGGCTGAGCGCGTCCCGCCCGCTCGCGCGGGCCGCCAAACGCAACGACACCGCCGAAGCCCCGGCTCCGGCACGGGTTTCCGTTGCCCAGGAAAAACCATTCGCCCAAGGGAGGGCACCGTTCGCACGCCACTGTCCTGACGTCACACGCCACCCGAGGTATCGCTCATGCTCCCGACATCCGCAACGCTCCACCGTGGTTACCGAACGCCAACGCCCCGCGTGCTCAGCCACGCCGTGAAACTCGCGATGGCGACCATCCTGCTGGCCGGCGCCGGCCAGGCTTTCGCGCAGGACGCCAATACCGCCGATACCGCCAACCCGGACAAGGCCAAGAATCTCGAAGGCGTCACCGTCACCGGTTCGCGCATCCGGCGCGTGGACGTGGAGACCGCCAACCCCGTCGTGACCATCGACCGCTCGCAGATCGCCGCCACCGGCAAGGCCACCTTGGGCGACCTGGTGCAGGAATTGCCCTCGATCGCGGGCAATGCCACCAATGCCAACACCAATAACGGCGGCGGCACCGGCGCGGCGACGATCTCGCTGCGCGGAATGGGCGACAAGCGCACGCTGATCCTGGTCAACGGCATGCGCCTGGCCTACAACGACGTCAACAGCATTCCCGCCAACATGATCGACCGGGTGGAGGTGCTGAGCGACGGCGCCTCGGCGATCTACGGCTCGGACGCGATCGGCGGCGTGGTGAACTTCATTCTGCGCGACCGCTTCGACGGCGTGCAGCTGACCGGTGACTTCGCCGAAAGCAGTCGAAGCGATGGCTTTCGCCGCAACTTCACGCTCACCGGCGGCCACAGCGGCCAGCGCGGCAGCATCGTCGCCGGCATCGGTCATCAGAGTCTGGACGCGGTGTCGGCGCGGGATCGCGCGTTCTCACGCGATGCGCTCAATCTGACGGGCGGCAAGGTGATCGTGAGCGGATCTTCCGCCAACCCGGCCGGCTCGATCACGCTGCCGCGCTCGGTGGCGGGGCCGCTGGGCTGCACCTCGCGCGTCTCGCTGAATCATGGCGTCACCGGCGCCACGTCGCAGGGCGACTATCACTGCTACACCGTGACCGACACCTATAACTACCAGGGCGACAACATCCTGCAGACGCCGCAGCAGCGCGACAACTTCTTCGTGCTGGGCAAGTACAAATTCACCGATGCGATCGAGGGTTTCGCCAACGTCTATTACACGAAAACCCAATCCGACTCACAGCTCGCGCCGGTGCCGGTGTTCGCCAACGGCGACAACTTCCTGGTGTCCAAGGACAGCTACTACAACCCGTTCGGAGTGAATTTCGGCACCGACCGCGTCACGGGCGACAACTATGGAGACTTCAATACACGCTTCTCCACGCTCGGCTATCGCCGTTATGTGTACAACACCTACAACCTGCAGGTGACGCCGGGCCTGCGCGGCAACTTCGGCAACAGCTCCTGGCAATGGGATGCCGCGTTCAATTACGGCAAGGTGCGGC
It contains:
- a CDS encoding twin-arginine translocation signal domain-containing protein, which produces MDRRRFLQGLAASGAVAGMGGWSVGDAAPAGEPAPATPSAPPRRLPAAALPTEGHARIAAFDLEGAAWAVFEDLRTPDGTLTLLGPDGGCALGKRTEPCAVEGTMPYLGLALKDIALADADLLAARLLERGEPDPEQVRLAAPPLASDLDPKDYAGRLPWTTFVGTVACADTMPVFPNGRTRTFHPEQAVAALRDDKLAARRREGLLGGWLPAVHKVFPLGEGRWYDVLVFADVDAADRFVVQTWHRTALVEHGRVSEVHYGHSYPAYPPTRQPPSAAAFYRALLRFHDTWQRELADASELHTPDVSWADMARFAFARELVVRPGGSYPKYGAVDRDYYGNEYDGFQDTFTSSLYANLEWGRFAQAATVLDGYFADFVQPDGMINMRGAETGQFGLTLSLLARYLRYTGDSALLSKHRGKIEATARILLDLHDASLQLPEHSPGYGLIHGWNESDACLFPEPQLWWKPYYANSALAARGLQDIAAVWTAIDPGGAATAQRWQQRSRTLAGQVTRTLRANVRHDLRPPYVGPLPGAKLTFRQSLTQEKPSEQQWPHRAYAELLQADVLPDDLAHLVIDCMRGHGATSAGVVANVAPPNPEGRDILGFISYGYAQQLLRLDRIDEYLLFLYAHRYHAHTPGSWTAGEVSDLSGGMPLFCMPAQLTIPLLLRWMMVFDDGAGEVLHLARALPRRWMAGSEPVAMLRAPTRWGRVDVQLRPDGRGGVEGEVRLPDREPPRTVWLSLRAPEGKRLGEVRIDGVAAKERQGEAVRLTGSVGQVVRVSAAFV
- a CDS encoding glycoside hydrolase family 127 protein — protein: MPSGCSDHRRRFLKNAAVAAASLAVPPRGFADVADVADPAKPGQHAVREQPVRRMQAFGLGQVKLLDSDFSRAAAINQRYLHTLPVDRLAHSFRVQAGLPSSARPFGGWEKPDCELRGHFTGGHYLSAAALAHASLGDALMKQRGDELVAALAACQRPNGYVSAFPESFFDRLSSGQKVWAPFYTIHKILAGMLDMYTLTGNRQALDVSIGIGNWTVRWLNGFSDAEVAHILKTEYGGMNEALYELYAITGNERYRDAAHRFDQASLFDPLSAHRDELQGLHSNTQIPKVLGAARRYELTGEPRYRRIAEFFWETVTHNRTYATGGSSNDEFWKTGPGDLKDQLGLYSAECCVAYNLLKLTRYVYAWSGDPRAFDYYERTLYNARLGTQDAEGMKLYYYPLQPGAAKFYNSPTDSFWCCTGSGAEEFARFNDSIYFRDGDDLYVNLFIASELDWPERKLRLRQETAFPREPLTRLRVSLPAPASFALHLRVPSWIAPGAGVRVNGEALDVFASPGSYLTLHRAWRDGDRVELDLPMRLHSEALPGDDRLQAALYGPLVLAARLGSQGLTHDMQYCGYDAAPKPEPKPRPAPRVAANASGGLDWLRTVSAKELRFEAGTRDGTVAVAPLNEVHGERYAVYWQIDSDAPGPG